ATTCGATGGCCTGACCGATGAAGCGGATGGAGTTGACGTTCTTGATTTCGCAGCGCGTGCCGAATTCACCGCCCGGCTTACGCACGGAGACATTGACGTCGGCGCGCATCGAGCCTTCGTCCATATTCCCGTCGCAGGTGCCGAGATAGCGCACGATCGAGCGCAGCTTGGTCATATAGGCCTTGGCTTCGTCAGATGAGCGCATGTCGGGCTTGGAGACGATTTCCATCAGCGCCACGCCGGAGCGGTTCAGATCGACATAGGACATGGTCGGATGCTGGTCATGCATCGACTTGCCGGCATCCTGTTCCAGATGCAGCCGCTCGATGCCGATTTCGATATCCTCGAAATTCCCCTGGCGATCCGGCCCGAGCGAAATGATGATCTTGCCTTCGCCGACAATCGGGTCTTTGAACTGCGAGATCTGGTAGCCCTGCGGCAGGTCGGGATAGAAATAGTTCTTGCGGTCGAAAATCGAGCGCTTGTTGATTTTCGCCTTCAGGCCAAGCCCGGTGCGCACCGCCTGGCGAACGCATTCTTCGTTGATAACAGGCAGCATACCGGGCATGGCCGCATCGACCAGCGACACATTGTCGTTCGGCGCATTGCCAAATGTGGTCGAGGCCCCGGAAAACAGCTTGGACTGGCTCAACACCTGGGCATGAACTTCCATGCCGATAACGATTTCCCAATCGCCGGTCGCGCCGGGAATCAGGCGTTTCGGGTCGGGGGTGCGCGTATCGACAAGGGTCATGACATGCTCTTTTCAGACCAATTCCGGCAAAAACACGAGAGGTTTCGCCTGAGGAATTGCACAAACAGAAAGAAGCCGGAGCGGTCGGCAATCGGGAAAAAACAGCAATGCTCCGACAGGTGATTTTCACCTTCCCGGTTAGAACAAATGCGCGGAACGCGCAAGACGAAGCAGCACTCTCAGCCGTCAAGGAACGGCCTGGCGCCACTGAAAATAGCTGATGACGTGGCAAAATTAGCGATTGCTCGCAAAATGCGGGGCAAAGCAGTCTCAACAGCCTTTCAAGGCGGATGACGCGCCGTGGAAAACAGGCTATGGGGGCGGCGGAGAACAGCCCTTGGAAACAGACATGACCGCCCAATTGCCCCGCTTTGCCGTTGTCGTCCCCATGAAGAATGAGGAGGATAACATCGACCTGCTGATCGGCGAGATCGAAACGGCCTGTCAGGGTGAGA
This region of Agrobacterium vitis genomic DNA includes:
- the gatB gene encoding Asp-tRNA(Asn)/Glu-tRNA(Gln) amidotransferase subunit GatB; translated protein: MTLVDTRTPDPKRLIPGATGDWEIVIGMEVHAQVLSQSKLFSGASTTFGNAPNDNVSLVDAAMPGMLPVINEECVRQAVRTGLGLKAKINKRSIFDRKNYFYPDLPQGYQISQFKDPIVGEGKIIISLGPDRQGNFEDIEIGIERLHLEQDAGKSMHDQHPTMSYVDLNRSGVALMEIVSKPDMRSSDEAKAYMTKLRSIVRYLGTCDGNMDEGSMRADVNVSVRKPGGEFGTRCEIKNVNSIRFIGQAIEYEARRQIAILEDGGSIDQETRLFDPGKGETRSMRSKEDAHDYRYFPDPDLLPLEFDDAFVQALKKDLPELPDDKKARFVASLGLSVYDASVLVSEKAIADYYEAVAAGRDGKIAANWVINDLLGALNKAGKGIEETPVSPAQLGGIIDLIKAETISGKIAKDLFEIVFNEGGDPADIVESRGMKQVTDTGAIEKAVDEIIAANPDQVAKVLAKPTLAGWFVGQVMKATGGKANPQAVQALVKAKLGLEE